In the genome of Cyclopterus lumpus isolate fCycLum1 chromosome 19, fCycLum1.pri, whole genome shotgun sequence, one region contains:
- the si:dkey-21c1.4 gene encoding uncharacterized protein si:dkey-21c1.4, translated as MSSEVCPFCGKTYKRLKSHLPHCKAAAASSKTPPTKQDVTVTRTSPSSRPIAASCEPAAKSTQTLSVTSSPQSKKSEKTSAVSSAAMRPPPSLDSASLPPSTKKRKQKLSEQIKTANVPSSFTDSLTSAPSLPLSPTILKPKKQSLRVLIEAAKSEQVSKGSLAGTGSASSDPPSGSAPFVADPLRSRAAAETGTKCDRDSVKDDALPAFLATDTKHKDASKKKASKTKKATTEDNSRSLDSQVHGSSARAHVRDFWADDDDDGEVNKMLLSGGGRQARVTLQDVKATLGRANATRQSGRPNILSQIETADDLSSRIRPVPLPTGALVPTKTVSDQLPCTSSQHAELQSVTRNSLMSKQGSLIPRHQPELTSPAAPLVSGQLSSQVSKATPPLRAVATNEGLKVTRLLTISPSRTAFSSPLPAARPETPRAGDGLKSQLEARKLNTADKGTTDALTQRSLGQVRLRELPEWLACKTPRHPGDVVGMVQSGWQWYYKRYIDVKKGGAGGLGMLLAGYCVLGYIWNYPHIKRDRWRKYH; from the exons ATGAGCTCTG AGGTGTGCCCATTCTGCGGGAAAACGTACAAAAGGTTGAAGAGCCACCTGCCACATTGCAAGGCAGCAGCAGCGAGCTCCAAAACACCTCCGACCAAACAGGATGTCACGGTGACTCGGACGTCACCGTCTTCTCGGCCGATCGCTGCCTCGTGCGAACCGGCAGCAAAGTCCACGCAGACGTTGTCGGTGACGTCAAGTCCACAATCGAAGAAGAGTGAGAAGACGTCTGCGGTATCATCAGCAGCGATGCGGCCGCCACCGTCGCTGGATTCGGCATCCCTTCCACCGTCaacgaagaagaggaaacagaagctGTCCGAACAAATCAAGACCGCCAACGTGCCCTCCTCCTTCACCGATTCCCTCACCTCCGCCCCATCGCTACCTCTGTCTCCCACCATCCTTAAACCCAAAAAGCAGAGTCTCCGTGTGTTGATAGAAGCTGCAAAGTCCGAACAGGTTTCTAAGGGATCACTGGCGGGAACTGGATCTGCCTCAAGCGACCCGCCTTCCGGTTCGGCTCCATTTGTGGCTGATCCTCTAAGGTCCAGAGCCGCGGCTGAGACGGGGACCAAATGCGACCGAGACTCGGTAAAAGATGACGCCCTCCCTGCCTTTCTGGCCACGGACACCAAACACAAAGATGCTTCTAAAAAGAAAGCGTCGAAGACGAAGAAGGCCACGACCGAAGATAACTCTCGCTCTCTGGACTCCCAAGTCCATGGAAGTAGTGCACGAGCACACGTTAGAGACTTCTGGGcggatgacgacgacgacggggAAGTGAATAAGATGCTCCTATCAGGAGGCGGGCGCCAGGCCAGGGTTACCCTCCAGGATGTTAAAGCCACGTTAGGCCGAGCTAACGCCACCCGTCAGTCCGGCAGGCCGAACATCCTGAGCCAGATTGAAACCGCCGACGATCTAAGCAGCAGAATCAGACCAGTTCCACTCCCAACGGGGGCCTTGGTACCAACTAAAACTGTGTCAGACCAGCTGCCCTGCACCAGTTCACAACACGCAGAGCTACAATCAGTCACGAGGAACAGTTTGATGTCCAAACAAGGGTCCCTAATCCCCCGGCACCAGCCCGAGCTAACCTCCCCGGCAGCTCCGCTCGTCTCTGGCCAGCTGTCGTCTCAGGTGAGcaaagccacgcctcctctACGTGCCGTCGCCACCAACGAGGGGCTGAAGGTCACGAGACTCCTCACGATATCACCATCGCGCACAGCGTTTTCCAGCCCTCTGCCGGCAGCGAGGCCGGAGACACCGAGAGCTGGCGATGGGTTGAAGTCGCAGCTCGAGGCCAGGAAACTAAACACTGCTGATAAAGGAACCACAG ATGCTCTGACACAGAGGAGTCTTGGACAGGTGAGACTGAGGGAGTTGCCCGAGTGGCTGGCCTGCAAAACCCCCAGGCACCCAGGAGATGTGGTGGGAATGGTGCAAAGTg GCTGGCAGTGGTATTACAAGAGGTATATTGATGTGAAGAAAGGTGGTGCAGGTGGACTGGGCATGTTGTTAGCAGGATACTGTGTGCTCGGCTACATCTGGAACTACCCTCATATAA AGCGTGATCGCTGGAGGAAGTACCACTGA